The genomic stretch GCAAGGCGCAGGTTCCGGTAGATCTCCTCGGCGATATGGGGGGTGAACGGCGCAAGGAGCGCGATCAGGCGGCGCATGACGTAATATACGGTCTCGTAGGCGTACCGCTTCTCCGGTGAATCCTCCTCGAGCCACATCCTCGGCCGGACGAGCTGGACGTACCACCGGGAGAGATCCTCGAGGATGAAGGCGGCGAGCGCCCGCGTCACTTTGTGGAGGTAATACTCCTGCATGTCCGCAGCCGTGGTCCGCGCGAGCGAGTTCACCCGGGAGATTATCCAGCGGTCTTCTTCCGGCATATCCCTGACATGCGTCCGGACGAACGAGTCGTCCCAGAGGCCACCGGCCCCCGATGCCGGTTCAAACGAGTCGAGAACCATATACGGGAGCGGGAACCGGTAGACGTTCCAGAGGATGTTGAGCGTCCGGTGAATGGTCTTGACGCTGTCCCAGTTGAACTTCAGGTCGTCCCAGGGAGCGTTTGCCCAGAGGACATAGAACCGCAGAACGTCGACGCCGAACTGGTTCATCACCTCCTCGGGCGTCACCACGTTGCCGAAACTCTTGCTCATCTTGCGCCCGTCGGCGTCGAGAGCGAACCCGTGCATCAGGACGCTCTTGTAGGGGGCGCGGCCGAACGCCACGGTGCTCGCCCCGAGCTGGGAGTAGAACCAGCCCCGGGTCTGATCCTGCCCTTCGGTGATGAAGTCCGCCGGCCAGAGGCGGTCGAAGGCCTCGCGTTTTCCGGGGAACCCAAGGGTCGCCCACGACGCGACCGCCGAGTCGAACCAGACGTCGAAGATATCGGCGACCCGGCGCATCTCCCCGCCGCAGGAGCACGGGATGACGACTTCGTCCACGTAGGGGCGGTGCGGGTCGGGAACTTTCACGCCCGACCGCTCCTCGAGTTCGGCGATGGTGCCGATGACGGTTCGCTCGCCGCACTGCTCGCACTGCCAGATGGGGATGGGGATGCCCCAGTAGCGCTGCCGGGAGATGCACCAGTCGCGGGAGTCCCTGACGAAGTCGTGGAACCGGGCGCTTCCCGCCCAATCGGGGTACCACTTCACCTTCGCGATCTCCTCAAGCATCGGTTCGCGGATCTCGGTGGCTTTCAGGAACCACTGTGCCGTCGCCCGGTAGATGATGGGGGTCTTGCACCGCCAGCAGTGGCCGTAGCGGTGGGTGATCGTCCGCCGGGCGAGGAGGTAATCACCGAGCGCGTCGATGACGAGATCGTTTGCGTCCCGGACGTACATGTCCACGAACGTCCCGGCCTCCCGGGTGAAACACCCGCCGGCGTCGACCGGGCAGAAGACCTCGAGCCCTTCCCGGGTGCCGATCAGGTAGTCGTCCCACCCGTGCCCGGGAGCGATGTGGACGAGACCGGTGTTCTCGAGCTCGACGTAGTCGGCCGCGACGATCCGGTGCCGGATCTCCGCCTGGTGCGGAACCTGGCCGGCGAGCGGCGACGTGTACTCCGTCCCGACGAGGTCGCTGCCGCTGGCCTTCTCAAGGACGGTGTAGTCCTGGTAGCGCCCCATCTTCAGGACGGACTCGACGAGTTCGTCGGCGATCCAGAGGATCTCTTCGCGGCCGTCCTTCTTTGCCGCTACCCGCGCGTAGGTGAACGCGGGGTTGACCGCAACCGCGACGTTTGCCGGAAGCGTCCACGGCGTGGTCGTCCAGATCACCAGGAACTCGTTCTCGCGCCCGGTGATGGGGAACTTGACGAAGATGGAAGGGTCGGTCTCGTCCCAGTACTCCACCTCCGAGTCGGCGATCGCCGTCTCGCACCGGGGGCACCAGTTCACGACCCGGTGGCCGCGTTCGAGGAGCCCGCGCTCTTCCGCCCGCTGGACCGCCCACCACGCGGACTCGATGTATTCCTTCTTGATCGTCTGGTAGGGGTCGTCGAAGTCGAGCCAGATGGCGAGCTGCCGGAACTGGTCGCTCATGATCTCCATGTGCGTCACGGCGAACGTCCGGCACTGCTCGATGAACGCGGCGATCCCGTAATCCTCGATATCCTTCTTGGAGGTGAACCCGAGCTGGTGCTCGACCTTCACCTCGATAGGGAGGCCGTGCATGTCGTAGCCGGCCCGCTCGATGACGTTTCTCCCCCGCATCCGGTGGTAGCGGAGGATGGAGTCTTTTATGATCTTGTTCCAGGCGGTGCCGAGATGGATGTGGCCGGTGGTGTACGGCGGCCCGTCGACAAAAAAGAACGCTTTTCCATCCTCCCGCACCTCCTGGACGCGTGCATAGGTATTCTCCCGTTTCCAGTAGTCCTGGACTCCCGCCTCAAGTTCGCGCGGGTTATAACTGCCGGTGACTTCTTTCACCTCGTATCCCTCATATTCAGCACTGTGGTGTACCGTTTGTTGTTGGGGGACAAAGTGTTTCGTACTATGGGGAGTGGTGCAGACTCATGCGAAGCCGTGAAAGGGCGCGACTCGTGACCGCGTGCGATCCCGAGGGGGGATGGTCAAGTGGGGAACTTGTTGGGGGACGAAGTAAGCGAAGCGAGGGGAAGAACCCAGTACACTGGACCGTGGGGGTATCGCCATTTGGGGAGGCGGCTCGCGGGGTTCCATACCATTCGTCACCCCACCCCGCCCGCGCTTCGCGCTCCTCCCCCGCCCCTCAGGGGCGGGGGCAGTCCGTGGCGATATCCCCTGAAATCCGTATATGGGGATTGAAATGGGTCCGGTACTTCACTATCATTTTTGAGACTATCCCCGGGAGGTCAAACCCTCGACTTCCCTTCGCGTTCTTCGTGGCTTCGCGTGAGTTTTCAGTACGGGGCGATGGAGCCTCACGCGAGAGACATGATGCCGCGAAGGCATGTTCGCTTCACCCCACCCCTTTTATCCCCTGCTCCCCGACCTCTCCCCCATGCAGATCGCAGTCATCGGGAGGGAGGACTGCTCCGCTGAGGAGTATGAAGCGGCTGAGACTATCGGCTACCTCATCGCCGGGAATCACGAGACCGTCTGCTGCGGCGGCCTCGGCGGGGTGATGGAGGCCGCCTGCAGGGGTGCAAAAGAGGCCGGCGGGACGACCGTGGGCATCCTCCCGGAGACCGGGGAGGGGAACCCCTACCTCGATATCGTCATCCGCACCGGGATGGGCCACGCGAGGAACGTCGTCCTCGTTCACTCGGCCGACGCGGTGATCGCCGTCGGAGGAGGCTACGGCACGCTCTCGGAGATCGCAGTCAGCCTCAAGACGGACAAGCCCGTCTTCGGCCTCTCTACCTGGAAGATAGAGGGGGTGTTTGTCTGCGCCACGCCCGAGGAGGCGGTCATCCTCGCAGTTCGCGCAGCACGCCTGTCTCGGCCGTCTCGTAGCCCCCGAGATCCCGGAGAACCTTCTTGAACGCCTCCGAGGAGACGGTCTCGATGAGAGCCGCGATCCGCGGGTCGTCGAGCATCTCGCGGTGCATAGCGAGCTCGTAGCGCTCCGTCGCCACCGGGACGAACGCGAGATCGAGCGCTTTTGCGGCGCTGTAGACCCCCATTCCCGCGTCGACCTCGCCGGTCCGGACGGCAAGCGCCACCGCAAGGTGCGTCGTCACCTCGCGTTCGTAGCCACTGATGGAGGCCGGTTCGATCCCGCGCTCCGCGAGATGGTGGTCAAGGAGCATCCTTGTCCCCGACCCCCTCTGCCGGTTGACGAACGTCCGGCCGGGCAGGTCCTCAAATCCGAGGCCGTCGCGGGAGATGACGCCCTGCTGGCGCTCCGCCACGCAGAGGAGGACGAGGTCGGCGCCCGGCAGGTAGCGCTCCAGGTAATGGGTGTTATAGGTGCCGTCGGGGGCGAGGAGGTGCATCGGAGCCGCGTGGCACTCCTGCTTCTTCAGTGCAATCACCCCGCCCATGCTCCCGACATGGGTGGAGTGGACGTCGACGCCGCGCGGCCGCACCAGGTCGGCCAGGTGGTCGAGGGCGGGGTCGTGGCTGCCGGTGACGAGCACCGCCTCCTCCGCCTCTGCGTGGGGGACGGTGAGCCGGACGTCCACGGCCTCCCCCGCCTCGGCCCCTTCCTTCTGCGACGGGATCTGCATGTAGCCGTTCGCCCGCACCGCGCTCATCTGGACGCCCGCGCCCCGTGACTGGGGCACCGCCACCCAGCGTTCGCCGATCCTTCCTGCCGAGAGGAGGACGAACTCGTCGGTTCCGATATCGGAGTGGAGGCTTGTGGTCAGCCGGGCGGCAACATGTTCGGGCTCGCGGACGGGCATACCGTAGCGGGCGACGAGGGGCATGACGATCTCGCGGAGCACCGTCGCCGCTGCAAGGGGATAGCCCGGGAGCCCGATCACCGGTTTCCCCTCGATCCTGCCGATGATCACCGGCTTTCCGGGTTTGATGGCGACCCCGTGCGCCAGCACCTCGCCGAGATCGCGGATGATATCGGCGGTGTAGTCCCGCGTTCCGGCGGACGATCCCGCCGAGACGAGCAGGACGTCGTTCTCCGCGACGCCGCGCCTGACCGCCTCCCGGATCATATTGTAGTCGTCCGGGACGATCCCGTAGCGGTGCGCCTCCACGCCCGCCTCCGCGAGGACGGACGCGGCCATCAGGGTGTTGCTCTCCACCACCTTCCCGGGCGGAGGCATCTCACCCGCCGGCACGAGTTCGCTCCCGGTGGGGATCAGGCCCGCCCGGAGACTGATGACCGCAACCTCCGTGACGCCGTAGTTTGCGAGCGCCCCGAGGTCGTGCGGCCGGATCCGGTGCCCCCTCGGGAGGATCATCTCCGACTCGCCGATGTCCTCGCCGACCGGGCGGACGTGCTGCCAGGGGCTGACCGGCTTTCGGACGGTGTAGGTCTCGCCGTCGCGACGTTCCACGGGAGCGGAGCGGGAGAAGTCGTCAGACTTCGACCCGACCCAGACGTCCTCGATCATGATCACCGCGTCGTAGCCGGGCGGGACGATGTTCCCCGTATTGACCCGCGCCGCGTCCGGGAGGGTCACCGGGTTCTGCTCGTTCGCGCCGACGGTATTGGCACTCCTGACTGCGATCCCGTCCATCGCCGAGAGATGGATGGCGGGGACCGAGAACCGGGCGAATATGGGCTCCGCGGTGATCCTCCCCACCGCCCCGGGATTCACCGGAACGCGGACGACTCCCGGAACCGCCGAAAAAGAGGATTCTACAAGCGCCCGCGCCTCCGCGAGCGATATCACCGAGAGGTAGCGTTTCACCACAGGATCACCTCGACCTCTTCGTCGACCTCGAACCCCTCGCTCGATGCCGGGATCCGCACCAGCCCCTCGCTCTGTACCAGGGTGTTGAGGAGTCCCGACTTCCCGAAGACCGGTGTCGCCTCCCCGTCGCCGAGACGGACCCGGACATAGTCCTCCCGCCCGCGGGTGGAGGGGATGTTCTGGGTCAGCCGTGCGCGGACGGTTCGCCGGGAGACGGCGGTCTGCCGCATCGCCGCGAGGAGATGATCGACGACGGCGACGAGCACGACGAAGGCCGAGGCCGGGTGCCCGGGGAGCCCGATGACCGGTTTGCCCCGTGCCGTCCCGATGATGGTGGGTTTTCCGGGGGCGATGGCGATCCCGTGCACCAGCACCTCGCCGAGTTCCGCGACGACCGCGGCGGTGTTGTCCCGCTCGTCCTTCGACGAGCCTCCCGAGACCAGAACCGCGTCGCACCGCTCAAGCGCAGAAGAGACCGCCCGTTTCAGCACCGCCCGTTCGTCCCTGACGATCCCGAAGTAGACCGGATGGCAGCCCCGTTCGGTCACGAAGGCGCCGGCGAGGTAGGAGTTCGCGTCCCGCACCTCGCCCGGCCCGGGGGTCTCGACGACAGGGACAAGTTCGTTCCCCGTCGAGATGATCCCGATCTTCGGCACCTGCACCACGCTGACCCGGTCGGCGCCGATCGCCGCGGCAACGCCGATCTCGCGGGGGGTCAGCACGCGCCCCCGTTCCAGAGCCGCCTTCCCCCCCCTGAAGTCTTCGCCGCAGAAGACCACGTTCTCCCCCGGCGCCACCGGGCGGTGGACCAGGATATCGTCCCCGATCTGCTCGGCGTGCTCGATCATCACCACCGCGTCCGCGCCCGCAGGGAGAGCTCCGCCGGTGGGGACGTAGCGACACGATCCGGGGGAGATGCTCCCGGCATCCGCGCTCCCCATCCCGACCCGGCCCCGGCACTGGAGCATCGCCGGGATGGCCTCGGACGCCCCGGTGGTCTCGGCCGCGGCGACAGCGTAGCCGTCGACCGTCGAGCGGTCGAACCCCGGGATGTCGATATCGGCATGGACGTCCCTCGCGAGAACCCGGTGCAGGGCGTCTTCGAGCGGCACGTCCTCGTACCCAAGCGGCGGCGCGATCCTCCGCACCGCCTCCACGGCCTCGGCGACGGATACGACCTCGAGAAAAAGGCTCATCTGAAGCAGCCCAGCTGACAGCTGCGGATCTTTATTCTCGGTTCGCGCTGGTTGCAGTACCGGGCGATATCCATCTTCGGGATGCTGTACTTCTCCGATATCTCGAAGGCCTGCGGGCAGGTTAGCTCGTCTTCTATGCCGTATGCCTCGAAGGCTTTCCGTATCTTATCCTCGTCCATAGTACAACATGGTATGCCTGAAGGAAGATAGGATTTGCTATCGCGCCGGTCAAGCACTACCATTTAGCAGCCTCGCGGTCCACATGGTACCCGATGCGGATCGCGCTGATCAATTCAAAACAGGACACTGCAGGGGTAACCATCAGACACCACCTCGAGACCCTGCTCGTGGCGGGCGGGCGGTGGCCGCTTGCCGAACGGCATGAACTGACGTTCTGCGAGGTCGCAGGAAGGCTGATCCATCAGGACCGGATCGACCGGGAGGTCGATGCCGATCTCATCCTTTTCATATCCCGGCATGCGAGCGTACACCCGACGCCCGCCCTGACGGTGCACGTCACCGGCAACTACGAGGCCGCCGATCTCGGCGGGGAGCCGGGGAGACTCGCTCCGGCAGCTCCCGCGTGGATGCACGCAATCCTCGGCAACCTCGCCGCCCGTGCCCCGGAGGGCTACCGTGTCTCCTACGAGGTGACGCACCACGGCCCGACGGAGCTCTCGACGCCCTCGCTCTTCGTCGAGATCGGGTCGACCGCGACCGAATGGGCCGATCCGGCCGCCGGGCGAGCGGTTGCGGAGAGCATCCTTGCCGCGGAGCCGCAGGAGACGATCAACCTCCTCGGTTTCGGCGGCACCCACTACGCCGTGCGGCAGACCGGGATTGCTCTCTCTTCCCGGGGAGCCTTCGGACACATCGTCCCGACGCGGCAGATCGGCGCTATCGATCCCGATCTCCTCCGGGTGATGCAGGAGGCGAGCGGCGCCGTGGCGGCCTACATCGACAGGAAATCGCTCTCGAAGGACGAAGCCGGGCGGGTCGAGCGGATGCTCGACGATGCCGGGCTCCTCCTCCTCTCCGAGTCGGAGATCCGGGAGGCGTCCGGTCTTGCGTGGACCACCTACCTCCGGGTCAGGTCTCTCGCCGAAGAGATTGCTCCCGGGTCACGCGTTCGCATCCACGATCTTGTGGGAGAGGGGAATCCCGCTGTGGTCAGGATTGTGCCCGATCTGATTGAAGAAACGATTAAATCCGACAGATCGGATTTTCTCAACGGTCTCGACCTGTTGCCCGTCGCCCATCTCTCCTCAGGGTCTACAGAGGTATTATCGACGTTTATCGGCTTTGAAAGCGCATCGTCCCGACTCGCAAGAGATATAACTACCCTGTGCGTAAAACTCTTACTTATCTGTGAAAATGCTGTTATCGACGGTGATCACCTCGTCCTCCGGAAGGTGCGGTTCGACCCCGAGAAGGCGCGCAGACACGGGGTGCCGAAAGGGCCGCTCTTCGCCATGCTTGCCGGCGGAAAGGCGGTCGAGTTCGAGGGCCGAAGGATCACACCCGATGCAGTGCAGACAACCAGCGTGAAGCGGATACATATCCCGGGATTGGAGAAATACATATGAAATCCATCGTAGAAGAGGCACTTTCACGGGCGCGAGAGGACCAGCGCTTTGCTGAGCCCACGGAGGTCGACAAAGAGCTTGAAGAGCTCCTTATGGAACTCCGGACTGAGATTGCAGTCGTCGGGTGCGGGGGGGGCGGTTCGAACACGGTGACCCGGATGACGGAGGAAGGGATCAACGGGGCGCGGCTGATCGCTCTCAACACCGACGCGCAGCACCTGGTCAGAACACGGGCGGATACCCGGATCCTCATCGGGAGACAGAGGACCCGCGGTCTCGGCGCCGGCTCGATCCCTCAGGTTGGCGAAGAGGCGGCCATCGAGACCGAAGACGAGATCAAGCGGGCCGTCGAGGGGTGCGACATGGTATTCATCACCACCGGGCTTGGGGGCGGCACCGGTACCGGCTCCGCACCCGTGGTCGCGAAAGCTGCCCGGGAGGAGGGCGCACTGACCATTGCGGTGGTCACCCTGCCGTTCACGGTGGAAGGCGCTATCCGGGGCCAGAACGCTGAGGCCGGCCTCGAGCGGCTCCGTGAGGTTGCGGATACCGTCATCGTCGTCCCGAACGACCGGCTGCTCGAGGTCGTGCCCCGGCTTCCGCTCCACGCCGCGTTCAAGGTCTCGGACGAGGTGCTGATGCGGGCGGTCAAGGGCATCACCGAGCTCATCACGATGCCCGGTCTCGTGAACCTCGACTTCGCCGATGTCCGGACGGTCATGGAGCGCGGAGGCGTCGCGATGATCGGGATGGGCGAGAGCGACAGCGAGGACAAAGCCGCCGACTCGGTCAAGAAGGCGCTGCGCTCCCCGCTGCTCGATGTCGACATCTCCGGGGCGACCGCAGCCCTCGTCAACGTGGTCGGCGGGCCCGATATGACCATGTCCGAGGCGGAAGGCGTCATCCAGGAGGTCTACGACCGCATCGATCCCGACGCCCGCATCATCTGGGGTGCCCAGGTCGACCCCGATATGCAGGGCAAGATGCGGACGCTGCTTGTGGTCACCGGCGTCCGGTCACCACAAATATATGGGAGAAACGAAAAGAGTATGCCACGCATGATGAAACAGTTTGAGATCGACTTCCTGAAGTGAGCCAAGATGATGGATTATAAAGAGACGTTGAAGGAAGTAAAGTCGTTCAAGATCGAGGAGGAACTCTTCAAAAAGTACTGGCGGGTGCTGAAACTGGCACGGACGCCGACCCGCGACGAGTTCTCCAAGATCGCCATTGTGGCGGCGGCCGGGATCATGCTCATCGGCCTTGTCGGCTTTATCATATACGAGATCATGCTGGTACTGCCCAAATGATGGATATGGCTGAGAGCGCAAACAGGATATACGCGATAAAGACGACCGCAAAACAGGAGCGGACGGTAGCCGACAACATCGAGAAGGTGACCCGCGAGCAGAAGGACATCCATGTGGTGGCCGTTATGGTTCCCGAAGAACTGAAAGGCTACGTCCTCGTGGAGAGCCCTGACTCCATCGCCCGTATAGAGCAGTTGGTGGAGCTGATCCCCCACGCGCGTGCGGTGGTGCAGGGTTCGACGGCTCTCTCCGAGGTGGAGCATTTCCTGGTGCCGAAGAAGGCGGTCACCGGCATCACCGAGGGCACCATCGTCGAGATCATCGCCGGCCCGTTCAAGAGCGAGAAGGCGGTCGTCAAGCGCGTCGACACCGGAAAGGAAGAGATCACGGTCGAACTCTACGAGAGTATGATTCCGATCCCGATTACGGTCCGCGGCGACTCCGTTCGCGTCGTGGAGCGGTCGGACGAGATGTCCTGAAGAATATCCTCATCTTCTTTTTTCCCGCCGCGTCCCGCTATACCGGCGGCGATAGAACCCCCGGCGACCGGGTGTCACGCACGCGCGACGTCTGCATGTGCTACCCGGGTACTGTACTTTAAATCCTCTCACGTAGACCTTAGATAACCCAGGCAACTATTCCCCTGAGGAATAATAGCTGGTGAACTTGTATGGCAGAAACGGTCGAGGTATTGGTACCCGGCGGCAAGGCAACAGCAGGCCCGCCTCTGGGGCCCGCGCTCGGACCTCTCGGTATCAACGTGAAGGCTGTCGTCGACGAGATCAACAAGAAAACAGCCGAATTCAACGGCATGCAGGTGCCGGTGACGGTCACGGTCGACGATAAGAAGAACTTCACGATTGAGGTGGGCATCCCGCCCACGACGGCGCTCGTCATGAAAGAGGCCGGTATTGCGAAAGGTTCGGCAGAGCCGGGTGCTCAGGTGGCAGGCAATCTGCCGCTGGAGGCCGCCGTCCGTATTGCCCGTATGAAGTTTGATGGCATGCTCTCGTACGATCTGAAGTCCGCGGTCAAAGAGGTCCTCGGAACGTGCGTAAGCGTCGGCGTCACCATCGAGGGGAGAAAACCCCGCGAGATGATCCAGGCCATCAATGACGGGGAGTACGACGGCGTACTCGTCGCATAGATGTCAGACAACCATAGAAGATCGTGAGGTCGTGTACTATGGAGGCAAAGGATGGTTGATAAAACCAGTATACAGAAAGCCGTTGTAACGGCACTGGAGAAGGCTCCGGAACGGAAGTTCAAGGAGAGCGTGGATATCACCGTCAACCTCAGGAATATCGACATGTCCCAGCCCAAGAATCGTATTGATGAGACGATTCACCTCCCGCACGGTTTTGACAACGTCAAGATCGCAGTTCTCGGGAAGGGCGATATCACCACGCAGGCAAAAGAGGTGAACGTGGACCTCATCATCGGACCTGAGGAGATCGAGCGGCTCGGGGGAGAGCCCCGCGAAGCGCGCAAGGTGGCGGATGAGTACCGGTTCTTCCTTGCCGAGACGGCAATGATGCCGCTCGTCGGTCGGTATCTCGGTGTCAGGCTCGGTCCACGCGGACGGATGCCGATGCCGGTTCCGCAGGGAATGGATATCCGGCCCATCGTTCAGCGTCTCCGGAGCTCCGTGAAGGTCCGGACGAAGGACAAGAAGGTCTTCCACGCAAAGGTCGGAACTTCCGGGATGGATTCCGAGCAGATCGCCGAGAACATCGATACGGTTCTCCGGAGGGTCGAGTCCGTCCTCGAGAGCGGCGCGATGAATATCCACTCGGTCTACGTGAAGACGACCATGGGGCCGGCAGTGAGGGTGATCTGATGGCGCTCTATACGCAGCACCTGCCCCGGTGGAAGAAGGAAGAAGTAGAGGAGATCAGGCGCGGTATCGAGGAGCACTCGCTCGTCGGCGTCGTGGACATGTACGGCATTCCCGCCTCGCAGGTCCAGCAGATCCGGCGGAACCTCCGCGGCACGGCGAGGGTGAAGATGGCCCGCAACACGCTGATCGAGCACGCCTTAAACGAGCTCGGCGGCAGCGTTGCGTCCTTAAACGACCACGCCGAAGGCCAGAGCGCCCTGATCTTCACGAACGAGAATCCTTTCAAGCTCTTCAAACTGCTCGAGAAGACCAAGACGAAGATGGCGGCGAAGCCCGGCGAGACAGCTCCCGAGGATATCGTCATCCCGAAGGGTCCGACCAGCTTCAAGCCCGGCCCGATTGTGGGCGAGCTCCAGCAGGTGGGCATTCCCGCAGCCATTGAGGGCGGAAAGGTCAAGATCCGCGAGACGAAGACGGTCGTGAAGAAGGGCGAGGTCATCAGCAAGAAGGTTGCCGACGCTCTCGTGAAGCTCGGCGTCAAGCCGATGGATGTCGGTCTCATCCTGCAGGCCGCATACTACCGGAATACCATCTTCACGCCGGACCTGCTTGCTATCGATGAGGAAGCCTACGCGAACAACATCGTGCTCGCGGCCCAGCAGGCGTTCAACCTCTCGGTCAACGCCGTCATCCCGACCCGGCTTACCGTCGCGGCCATCATCGGCAAGGCGGTTCGCGAGGCCCGGAACGTGGGCGTCGAGGCGA from Methanoculleus chikugoensis encodes the following:
- a CDS encoding 50S ribosomal protein L1 — protein: MVDKTSIQKAVVTALEKAPERKFKESVDITVNLRNIDMSQPKNRIDETIHLPHGFDNVKIAVLGKGDITTQAKEVNVDLIIGPEEIERLGGEPREARKVADEYRFFLAETAMMPLVGRYLGVRLGPRGRMPMPVPQGMDIRPIVQRLRSSVKVRTKDKKVFHAKVGTSGMDSEQIAENIDTVLRRVESVLESGAMNIHSVYVKTTMGPAVRVI
- a CDS encoding 50S ribosomal protein L10 yields the protein MALYTQHLPRWKKEEVEEIRRGIEEHSLVGVVDMYGIPASQVQQIRRNLRGTARVKMARNTLIEHALNELGGSVASLNDHAEGQSALIFTNENPFKLFKLLEKTKTKMAAKPGETAPEDIVIPKGPTSFKPGPIVGELQQVGIPAAIEGGKVKIRETKTVVKKGEVISKKVADALVKLGVKPMDVGLILQAAYYRNTIFTPDLLAIDEEAYANNIVLAAQQAFNLSVNAVIPTRLTVAAIIGKAVREARNVGVEASIYEKDIVDLIIGRAQREMLAVALAAQGRGFELDEATLKAASAATVAAPAAAAPAAAEEKPEEEESEEEKKEEEEESGMAGLGALFG